The following DNA comes from Henckelia pumila isolate YLH828 unplaced genomic scaffold, ASM3356847v2 CTG_461:::fragment_3, whole genome shotgun sequence.
ttgttttatccaTCTCATTATTAAATAAGGGTATGTTAGGATTTACAAGTAAAATATGTGTTTTCTCATTAATTTATGTTTAAGCAACTTCCATACAGTTTTTGATGCATAGTTTTATATTTCCTCACGGTTAAAtgtataagaaaaaaaaaatcaagtttcgttcattataatatttttactatttgggtttttttttgggtttaatTCTGTCTTGTTACGTTGAATTAAGTTATGAGTAAACTCCCTCTtttaatttattctttttttaaaaaaaattattcattttTCCAAAGAGACGTTATGTTGCTCTGATGTGTTGTCTGCATATTCATGTTGCGGCATTATTTTCGTCAATAAATGAATAAATTGCcataaaaaatgaaatatacAATTTTAGCATTGAACTCTGATAATATAGGTAAtcaaaacttcaaagaagcaaatTACTAAAATGGTTAAATTAAAccaaatttgtaattatttttcCCATTGATAATCCCCACGAAGACTATCGAATACTAGACAAAAAAAATTTCCCACGCTTCACATTTGACACATTTTATGCTACACAGGTTGTTCTTCGCCCAATGCAGCATCTCCCTTTCATAGGTGCATAGAAATCCCTTCACATTTCGTGTCTTCTTAGttctttaatataaatttatactaTATAAAAAGAATTTACCTATTAGAAAAAAAGGACACgatatttttttgtcaaaattaCACTTGTATGATATAGATATTACACTTTCGTTTttgtctttttgtttttgtttttgttttaaataaatCGACATTTCAAATTGCAGTTCAATCCCTCGATAATTTTTACAACTATGATATATACTACTCTTTAtatgaatataaatcaaattaattaaaaaaatattatacaagcaCGCAATACATACACGATacactaataaataaataaaaatgaaagtGCCGGTTAATTTTGTGGCCGCGGCCAGCCGTGGCAATTGGCAAACCTGGTGTACGTAGTTCTTTCCTTTCCTTTCCTTTCCtttcctttatttatttatttatttttttttcaaaaacaaaatttatattaaattgctTATGAACTGGTTATGATTTGAAGCCTATACATTATCACATTTTCTAAGAGAAGGTTCTTTTTGGTTGAAACACCATTAACAAAAGTACCAAAACAATGAATTTGTTTGCAAGCCATATTCTTTTAAAACAACAAGCACAAGAGATGGCGTGGAGTCGTGGACTCGGGATTTTTCGAGAGGACTGGGATATACTAAAGTAGTATTTGAGAAAACTTTTAAGAAGCacttttaaactttttattatcaaaaatttcaaaattttgttaaaaaaaagctgagaagtgcttcctgtaatatctcccaaacactacctaataataaatgttggaaaaaaaatacacatgatattcaaatattttctttttttacgtTAAAATCCAAATGTTTTCAACTGAGTACAAGATAAGTATCTATAACTCATTCCAaaattggtttttattttttcaaaaaatatatatattatgacacAATCATGGTCCTTTCCTAGTTACCTTATAATCTTATTCGAATAATGCTTGTGTTGCCAATTTTTGAGAAAGAAGGTGAGGAAATTAAGCCACTTTAATTAAACGTTTAAACTTTCAATGCAGTCGTATCATAAAATTAGTATTTATTAATTGGATTTACAAGGAAAGACCCCTTTCagttaattattttatgaatatagttttaaaaaatattattttaaaaatatatatataatattaaaattttgaatgatttttatcGGCAATGTCCATGAAGCTCCATGACATGTGCAAGGTTCACAGACATGGCCACTAGATTAGAATGTTTTTTCTCACCAATAAAACATATATTCAACTTGTAGTAAAGTCTGGCCCCCCACAAGGTACAGATCCATAGAGCAAAATAGAAATTGTAATTATATCCCAATTTAAAGCTGTCCCAAACAGTAGAAAACTGAGCCTCTCAGCATTTAATAATAATTGGGTCTCCAGTTCCACAtaagttcaaaaaaaaaaaaaaaatcatatatcattTATTGTTATAACTATCCCAAAATATAACTctctctttctttctttttttctttttttttgaattagaaTTTTCCCACGAGATTCTTATAATTTAACATGTAATgcataaataataacaataattttataatttaaccCATATTCTCATAACTTCATGAAAATGAAGCAGTCCATTTCCATCATTTAATGTTTTGGAACTGATATGGCCAACATGTCACATGGCTTTACAAAATTGATTTGACTGACATTTAATTACCAATTGTTCTGGTATACATATAATTCAAGAATCAGTAAATTTTTTCATAGCTAGCTAGGGTTTCCATTAGTTTAAGAGAAATATTTCGATCAACAAGTCTAATGTAGGGGtggcaaattttatataaatcccGATCCGTCTCGATTTCTAACTCGATCTCGtctcgaaattttttcgatccAAAATTTTCTCGACCCGAGTGGTCGGGAAAATCCCGACCCGATTAATTTCGAGATCGGGATAGGCTACTCTTTCCGACGGGATTCtcgacccgacccgaatataaaaataatatttttttaataatattttttaattaaaaaaataatttttttttaaaattttatgttttaatattaatatttttataattatataccatataatttttttatatttatattttttaatattaaaattgagttataaatttttattttgtttttttattattatgaataattatatgttttttttattaattaagtagttattttagtttatttgtaatatactaaaaaaatttttagttttttaatggttatatataaagaaattttaatttatttgtaatgtattaaaaaattgtttgattttttcataattttttttaaaaaatattttcatagaatttttttttaaaaaaaatattattcgggattaccctctcccgacccgacgggatcccgaacattcgggtcccgacacttttcgggtgcgggatcgggagaaaaaaaatatctcaattcctatCGGGATGAGAATCGGGTAAGGGGGTTACGGAACGGATCCCGACCCGATTCCACCCCTAGTCTAATGTAGACAGAAGTCACAGAACCTAATCAATTATTTCTCGATTTCAAGccatttttagatattttttttgaagaattattattattattagcacataattaaTTTACAACTTTGTAGATGGCCTGCACAAATGTTTTGACTAATTTTATTTactagaaaataataaaaattattagtaaATAATAAATACAGATTGCAACACgagtttaaattttaaaatagattCTACAAATTAATTACTATTTTTTCCCTTAATTCTTGCCGTCTCTTAAGAACACAgtgttataattaattaattcgctAATGACCGTGACAACACAATCCTCCAAGATCGTAGCTTTTGATGGCAAGCCAGGTGGCACCGCCACCTGAATTTCAGCAAACAAAATGCCggctcataaaaaaaaataaaataaagaaaagtcaAATGATTTGCAAAATATCATTAATTTAAGAGCAATGCTACATATACAATCAATTTTGTACAATCAAATCTTACAAcacaatttaaaaattaaatatatcaaaatctcacgataaattgaatacaaaatttcgtgataaaataacaaatatcacaatataattgttgtaaatatcgttgtacatgATATTTGTTGTTGTCCCTTTAACATTATCCTTAATTTAACTGTAAGTATTATACAATCCTCAAATTTTCCGAACCTACAATTCTCAACACTATccataaaaattaacaaaaagacATAATACTTCATATTCATTGTACCGAAGAATTGTTTGATGTTTGAAGGAATTAATCCCTAATTTTTCAAAAactgaaaaagaagaaaaaatataataataataataataacaacaacaataacaataagGTTCATCTAATATTGACTTTAGCAGATGATATCTTCACTTcatcatatcaaataatataatacACACGAAAACTTCACTAAAatataaactatatatataaatgccaTCTAATACTAAAGTAGATAACTGCCATTCCATTTTAAATTGTTGTACCGAAGAGGGAGATATATTAATTCCTTGAATGAGACATCTTTTAATGGGTCAATTGCTTatagttcaaaaaaaaaaaaaaaaaaaactttactcttcacattctctatatTTTAATTGACAGCTAGAAATATAAAACAATGGCGTCAAATAagtctcttcttcttcttcttttatgtACTTCTGTACAAAATTATTAGCCAAATAATGTCGTTATCAgacatatttaaaatgaggaattattattattattattattattattattattattattgatttatACGATTTTACCGACAATATTTTACTGCATGGTTTGTGTAGTGGGTACTCCTATAGAAAGGGACCATTGGCTAACTCGTCTCCTTTCTTTCTTGTGTCGACTTCCCTTATCTATCTCTTCACAAAACATCATTGAATCTCTCACTAAAACCACCAAATCATTAATTCATTTATCAGAgggaaataaacaaaaaaaaaaaaaaaaagaaccgaAGATGGGAAATTGCCAAGCAGTTGATGCAGCAGCACTAGTGATACAACATCCGAATGGGAAGCTGGAGAGGATGTATTGGACCATTACAGCAAATGAGGTGATGAAAATGAATCCCGGCCATTATGTATCACTCATAATTCCATTGCCGGCCTCCGCCGACGACAATCCCGGCGACGACGCCAGGACAGTGAGGTTCACCCGAGTGAAGCTTCTCCGGCCGAGTGACACTCTGGTTCTCGGCCGGGCTTATCGCCTTGTCACCACTCAAGGTCAGTTTCTCCGACCGATTATATATTTTCATGATATATAGCTTgtttaagttatattttatgttatcaaatttcagttttagttttttttttttatatatatatagttttagtcattttttttatCGGCATTCGACGCAGAGGTTATGAAAGTGCTTAGAGCAAAGAAGCATGCAAagatgaagagaaaccagtcgGATTCAGGCGAAAACATGCTGATGGAGAACAATGGTTCCGAGGAGAAGAATGATCATCAtgaggtatatatatatatatatatatatatatatatattaatcctTTGTTATCTTGGATCTTAATTCATTTTGGTTTAtgaaatcttaaaattaaatccCTTTTTTTAGAGGCAAAAAATTGCAAAAGTTCGTGTCCTGTACTAGAATTCATGTTGTGTCAGTACTTGTGGCCTACAAACTGACAATACACATTTTGAActgaatattatatatatatatatatatatatatatatatatatatattttgagttttgctATCCTGTCCATCCACCGTTCCCACATAATGTATTcaccatgaggtgacactcaactattggacgcacaattgGTGGGCACAGTGAGTTAGCAtgatagcaaaattgtatatatatatataccttgaattcaaatatataaattctAAGCTATTATTATTTGAAGCACATAGTACTGTTCTGAAATCTTTGAAAGAAACTAATGAAAGccaaaacataaaatcagaTTCAGGGCAAAAGATCGGACAAACACCACCACCAGAGGACGGGACCGGCGAACTCCGCCACCGGACGGCCCAAATTGTGGCGGCCATCTTTGCAAAGCATTTCGGAGTCTGCGAGctgatgaatatatatatatatggttatGAGAACGTTTAATTCTGCACGCCATCTACTACAAAATGTTACTTGAGTAGTAATGTCTTTGTATAGGTAATAGAATATAGGGTAGCAAAGATAgactatatattttaatttcttgactAATGGAGTGATCACGGGGTGAAGTTTCAGTAATTAATCTCATCACATTTTGCCTcaagttgttgaataattgaagGTAACTTTGGTAAATAAAGATATATTAGACAAAAAAACAAGTCATTTTCAATATCATTTATGGATCCTGATCGATATCGTTTTAGGGCCATGATAACGAAACTCGAGCAGCTGATGGCGCTATGAGAAAATGTTTGTTATAGTATAAATCCCCGGACCCTCTTATAGTATAACTGTAGATCCTAATGAGGAAGATTTAGATTATAGTATAACTGTAGATCCTAATGAGGAAGATTTAGAAATAGTGCCGGTGGCAGCCCTTGTTATAGTATAACGTGTAACAATAAGTCTTTGTCGTTTTACTAAAAGTTAGAGTTATCAAAATGAGTGGTCTTTACGAAAAAAATAAGATCTTGTTTGAAACTAAAAATTCCAGTTTTCAAGGAAAGAGTATTCAAAGAAATTCAATAAATCACCTTCAAAACTGATACGATCAGTTTTCGGTAATTCACACACACAAGAACGAAAATACAGAAATTAAAGAACACAAATATTTACTTAGTCTGGCCATAAAAATGCCTATGTCCactgaccgcttaattcggtatttactagcaagtgcactaggtcaagtaatagtaaagtgaacagagagtccaagtatcgatcccgcAGGGAcggttgtcaattctcaagatttgattattttacttaatctagacaaaataataaaacgagtgctaagaattaaataaaaatttaattaataaaataaaataagaattaaaatagaagaaaaataaattcaattaaatagagacaaccaagacacacgaaggtatcaaacaaattatgcaaacaagtggaaaatctaggatccagatttaatattaaatcacggcgaattctcctaacttatttaacagtctatttctagaacaattaaacctattcaaatattgacggatca
Coding sequences within:
- the LOC140872318 gene encoding uncharacterized protein → MGNCQAVDAAALVIQHPNGKLERMYWTITANEVMKMNPGHYVSLIIPLPASADDNPGDDARTVRFTRVKLLRPSDTLVLGRAYRLVTTQEVMKVLRAKKHAKMKRNQSDSGENMLMENNGSEEKNDHHEIQGKRSDKHHHQRTGPANSATGRPKLWRPSLQSISESAS